One Gemmatimonadales bacterium genomic region harbors:
- a CDS encoding acyl-CoA dehydrogenase family protein yields the protein MTATLNDTQRQIQELARDFARENLAPHAARWDAEKHFPRDVIQKLAELGFFGMLIPEEYDGLGLDTLTYLLALEEIAAGDGSTAISMGVHNSLPTQMLLRNGSEAQKERWLKPMARGELLGAFALSESESGSDAASLRAQAVRGGDGWVLNGAKAWVTNGGTAGVVVAMVRTDREGDRRGAHGISAFIVPTDAPGYLVGKPEDKMGLRASNTTSVFFQDLKLSADHLLGEEGRGFIYSLQALDGGRLGVGAQACGIARSALEHAVAYAKQRKQFGEAIAQYQAIQFKLATMATELAAARALLYEAARRHDAGDQSAAWTSMAKLFAGEMVMRVTTEAVQVFGGYGYMRDYPVERLMRDAKVITIYEGTSEIQRVIIARELLANA from the coding sequence ATGACCGCGACGCTCAACGACACCCAGCGCCAGATCCAGGAGCTGGCACGCGACTTCGCCCGCGAGAACCTCGCGCCGCACGCCGCGCGCTGGGATGCCGAGAAGCACTTCCCGCGCGACGTCATTCAGAAGCTCGCCGAGCTGGGCTTCTTCGGGATGCTGATCCCGGAGGAGTACGACGGTCTCGGCCTCGACACCCTAACGTATCTGCTCGCGCTGGAGGAGATCGCGGCGGGTGACGGCAGCACCGCCATCTCGATGGGGGTGCACAATTCGCTCCCCACGCAGATGCTGCTACGGAACGGCTCGGAAGCGCAGAAGGAGCGCTGGCTGAAGCCGATGGCGCGGGGCGAGCTGCTGGGCGCGTTCGCGCTCTCGGAGTCGGAGTCGGGCTCCGACGCGGCGAGCCTGCGCGCGCAGGCCGTACGCGGGGGCGACGGATGGGTCCTGAACGGCGCCAAAGCGTGGGTTACCAACGGCGGCACCGCGGGCGTGGTGGTCGCGATGGTGCGCACGGACCGCGAAGGCGACCGGCGCGGGGCACACGGCATCAGCGCATTCATCGTGCCCACGGACGCACCCGGCTACCTGGTCGGCAAGCCCGAGGACAAGATGGGGCTGCGCGCGTCGAACACGACGTCGGTCTTCTTCCAGGACCTGAAGCTTTCGGCCGATCATCTGCTGGGCGAGGAGGGGCGCGGCTTCATCTACTCGCTCCAGGCGCTGGACGGTGGGAGGCTGGGGGTGGGCGCGCAGGCGTGCGGCATCGCGCGCTCAGCGCTCGAGCACGCCGTTGCGTACGCCAAGCAGCGGAAGCAGTTCGGAGAAGCCATCGCGCAGTACCAGGCCATCCAGTTCAAGCTGGCCACGATGGCCACGGAGCTGGCCGCGGCGCGCGCTCTCCTCTACGAGGCTGCGCGGCGCCACGACGCCGGTGACCAGAGCGCCGCGTGGACCAGCATGGCGAAGCTGTTCGCGGGCGAGATGGTGATGCGGGTGACGACCGAGGCGGTGCAGGTCTTCGGCGGGTACGGCTACATGCGCGACTACCCGGTCGAGCGCCTGATGCGGGACGCCAAGGTCATCACGATCTATGAAGGGACATCCGAGATCCAGCGCGTGATCATCGCGCGCGAGCTGCTGGCGAACGCCTAA
- a CDS encoding 3-hydroxybutyryl-CoA dehydrogenase, which translates to MKKVAVVGAGQMGSGIAHVFAHRGWDVKLVDVSATAIEKGLAAIRGNFDRQITKRKATEADRDSALARITTSTELAAADGELVIEAASEDRDLKLSLFAELDRLAPKTAILASNTSSISITSLAAKTSRPEAVIGMHFMNPVPVMALVEVIRGQTTSDSTTAVVMDVARQLGKTPVEVSDYPGFVSNRVLMPMINEAIFCLMEGVANAESIDTVMKLGMNHPMGPLALADLIGLDTCLAIMNVLHEGLGDDKYRACPLLKRMVAAGHLGRKTGRGFYPHS; encoded by the coding sequence GTGAAGAAGGTGGCGGTCGTGGGCGCGGGGCAGATGGGCAGCGGCATCGCCCATGTCTTCGCGCACCGGGGCTGGGATGTGAAACTCGTGGACGTATCCGCTACGGCGATCGAGAAGGGCCTGGCGGCAATCCGCGGCAACTTCGACCGGCAGATCACGAAGCGTAAGGCCACCGAGGCGGACCGCGACTCGGCCCTCGCGCGCATCACGACCTCGACCGAGCTGGCGGCGGCGGACGGCGAGCTCGTGATCGAGGCCGCTTCCGAGGACCGTGACCTCAAGCTCTCCCTCTTCGCCGAGCTGGACCGGCTCGCCCCGAAGACCGCCATCCTCGCCAGCAACACCAGCTCCATCTCGATCACGAGCCTGGCGGCGAAGACGTCGCGGCCGGAGGCCGTCATCGGCATGCACTTCATGAACCCGGTGCCGGTGATGGCGCTGGTCGAAGTGATACGAGGTCAGACAACTTCCGACTCGACCACGGCGGTCGTGATGGACGTGGCGCGGCAACTGGGCAAGACGCCGGTCGAGGTGAGCGACTATCCGGGCTTCGTCTCCAACCGCGTCCTGATGCCGATGATCAACGAGGCGATCTTCTGCCTCATGGAGGGCGTGGCGAATGCCGAGTCCATCGACACGGTGATGAAGCTCGGCATGAACCACCCGATGGGGCCGCTGGCCCTCGCCGACCTGATCGGGCTCGACACCTGCCTGGCCATCATGAACGTGCTGCACGAGGGGCTGGGCGACGACAAGTACCGTGCCTGCCCGCTGCTCAAGAGGATGGTGGCCGCTGGACACCTGGGACGGAAAACGGGACGAGGGTTCTACCCCCACTCATGA
- a CDS encoding biotin transporter BioY codes for RSTLAALAGIVTIHVGGAAQLLVLTGSAQSAIAMGLVPFILGDLLKVAVAALVIRRLLPTARALR; via the coding sequence CGTTCCACCCTCGCCGCATTGGCCGGCATCGTCACCATTCACGTCGGCGGCGCGGCCCAGCTCCTCGTGCTCACCGGAAGCGCCCAAAGCGCGATCGCCATGGGACTCGTCCCGTTCATCCTGGGAGACCTGTTGAAGGTGGCCGTCGCCGCGCTGGTTATCCGGCGCCTCCTCCCCACCGCGCGCGCGCTCCGCTGA